From Arcticibacter tournemirensis, one genomic window encodes:
- a CDS encoding copper homeostasis protein CutC yields the protein MDYKLEICANSIESALAAQSGGADRIELCDNMSEGGTTPSYGTIKRCKDLLGIPVFPIIRPRGGDFVYTEEEFEVMKADVQMSKDLGCEGVVLGILTRDGNIDVDRCSELITLARPMQVTFHRAFDCCIDMKKGLEDIISLGCERVLTSGGAAHVYEGIDVIKDLVEHADGRVIVMAGSGIKEDNLPDMLVGSGGTEFHSTAKIEMNSRYTFNNTANVIGSFYQTDKSIVKIMKELLTQ from the coding sequence ATGGATTATAAACTTGAAATATGTGCTAATTCTATAGAGTCGGCGCTGGCGGCGCAGAGTGGAGGGGCTGACAGGATAGAATTATGCGATAATATGTCGGAGGGTGGTACTACACCGTCTTATGGGACAATAAAGAGGTGTAAGGATCTCCTGGGAATTCCTGTTTTTCCGATTATCAGGCCGAGGGGAGGCGATTTTGTGTACACGGAAGAGGAATTTGAGGTGATGAAGGCTGATGTTCAAATGAGTAAGGATCTGGGGTGTGAGGGGGTGGTGCTTGGCATCTTGACGAGGGACGGAAATATTGATGTGGATCGCTGCTCTGAACTTATCACTCTAGCCAGACCGATGCAGGTAACCTTTCATCGTGCTTTTGATTGTTGTATCGACATGAAGAAGGGACTGGAGGATATCATTTCTTTAGGATGCGAGAGGGTGCTGACGTCAGGGGGAGCCGCGCATGTTTATGAGGGGATAGATGTGATTAAAGACCTTGTCGAACACGCTGACGGAAGGGTTATTGTGATGGCGGGATCGGGGATAAAGGAGGATAATTTACCGGATATGCTTGTGGGTAGTGGTGGTACTGAGTTTCACAGCACAGCTAAAATTGAAATGAATTCTCGATATACTTTTAATAATACAGCTAATGTAATAGGATCATTTTATCAAACTGATAAAAGCATTGTTAAGATAATGAAGGAGTTGCTGACCCAATAA
- a CDS encoding N(4)-(beta-N-acetylglucosaminyl)-L-asparaginase: MKYNRRKFLGMSALGLPILSSANLFAGLGKSGSLGAEGPLVISTWDFGVEANVAAWKILKNGGRALDAVEQGVWVPEGDPKNQTVGMGGFPDRDGKVTLDACIMDENGNCGSVAALEHIVHPISVARKVMEKTPHVMLVGEGALQFALQQGFKKENLLTPESEKAWKEWLKTSQYKPVINIENKSFAPKRLPGNQYNHDTIGMLALDAKGNLSGACTTSGMAFKLHGRVGDSPIIGAGLYVDNEVGGATSTGVGEEVIRNVGSFLVVELMRQGYSPEEACKEAVMRIIKKKPETAKEIQVGFLALNKKGEYGAYAIQKGFSYAVCNDKDQKLVVKGKSYY; this comes from the coding sequence ATGAAATATAATCGCCGGAAGTTTTTAGGGATGTCGGCTCTTGGCCTTCCCATTTTATCGTCAGCAAATTTATTTGCTGGCTTAGGTAAGAGCGGAAGTCTGGGTGCTGAAGGACCGCTTGTTATCTCGACCTGGGATTTTGGAGTTGAGGCCAATGTGGCGGCCTGGAAGATTTTAAAGAACGGAGGCAGGGCGCTTGATGCTGTTGAGCAGGGGGTGTGGGTTCCGGAGGGTGACCCCAAGAACCAGACGGTGGGCATGGGGGGATTCCCGGACCGGGATGGAAAGGTGACCCTGGATGCCTGTATTATGGATGAGAATGGTAATTGCGGCAGTGTGGCAGCTCTCGAACATATCGTTCATCCGATATCTGTTGCGAGGAAGGTGATGGAGAAAACTCCGCACGTGATGCTTGTGGGTGAAGGCGCCCTACAGTTCGCGCTCCAGCAGGGATTTAAGAAAGAGAATCTGCTTACTCCTGAATCTGAAAAGGCCTGGAAAGAATGGTTAAAAACTTCGCAGTATAAGCCTGTTATAAATATCGAGAATAAATCGTTTGCTCCCAAGCGTTTGCCGGGAAACCAGTATAATCATGATACCATCGGGATGCTCGCTTTAGATGCCAAAGGCAATTTATCGGGTGCGTGTACGACCAGTGGTATGGCATTTAAACTCCACGGCCGTGTTGGTGATTCTCCGATTATCGGGGCCGGATTATATGTTGATAATGAAGTGGGCGGAGCTACCTCGACGGGAGTTGGGGAAGAAGTGATCCGAAATGTAGGAAGCTTTCTGGTGGTGGAACTGATGCGACAGGGATATAGTCCGGAGGAAGCCTGCAAGGAGGCGGTAATGAGGATTATCAAAAAGAAGCCCGAAACTGCGAAGGAAATTCAGGTTGGTTTTCTGGCATTGAATAAAAAGGGCGAATACGGGGCTTATGCCATCCAGAAGGGGTTTAGCTATGCTGTTTGTAATGATAAGGATCAGAAACTGGTGGTGAAGGGGAAGAGTTATTATTGA
- a CDS encoding alpha/beta hydrolase: protein MRVLVVFLLIISCSVTAQTTKPVLSAAGYGLTKKQADELGSRLWQACLKSLSTQLKSEWDSRELRVGDHSLKFKYKVSGQKPADGRSLYISMHGGGNATQELNDQQWNNQIRLYSPSEGVYVAPRAPTNTWNLWHEAHIDTLFYRLIEAAVAFEGVNPNKVYLMGYSAGGDGTYQLAPRMADRWAAAAMMAGHPNETSPLGLRNIGFTIHMGALDSAYKRNDIARRWSVILDSLSKDDPGGYKHFVQLHEGRGHWMNREDSVAVPWMAAFRRNPLPARVVWKQDDVNHLSFYWLAVPRKSVKTGGEIVASYKGNEIDVAKNYSDTLIIRLNDKMVDLDKPVKLNYLGKQIFKGKLQRKVSVIKKTIDERKDPDLIFSSELVIVKGKVIKQ, encoded by the coding sequence ATGAGAGTTCTTGTAGTTTTTTTATTAATTATTTCGTGTTCAGTTACAGCCCAGACCACTAAGCCAGTTTTAAGTGCTGCCGGGTACGGTTTAACAAAGAAGCAGGCAGATGAGCTCGGCTCGAGGCTCTGGCAGGCCTGTCTGAAGAGCTTGTCGACACAGCTGAAAAGTGAGTGGGATAGCAGGGAGCTGAGAGTAGGCGATCATTCACTGAAGTTTAAGTACAAGGTGTCGGGACAGAAGCCGGCAGACGGGCGCAGCCTTTATATCTCTATGCACGGAGGAGGGAATGCGACCCAGGAACTGAATGATCAGCAATGGAATAACCAGATCAGGCTGTATTCGCCTTCTGAAGGAGTTTATGTAGCGCCGCGAGCGCCTACGAACACCTGGAATCTATGGCATGAAGCTCATATTGATACTTTGTTCTACCGGCTGATTGAAGCAGCAGTGGCCTTTGAAGGTGTAAATCCTAATAAGGTATATCTTATGGGGTATTCTGCCGGGGGAGACGGTACTTATCAGCTTGCTCCGCGGATGGCCGATCGCTGGGCTGCTGCAGCTATGATGGCGGGACATCCCAATGAGACTTCTCCTCTGGGCTTAAGAAATATAGGATTTACTATTCACATGGGCGCTCTCGACAGTGCATATAAACGGAACGATATCGCCCGGAGGTGGTCGGTAATTCTGGATAGCTTAAGCAAGGATGATCCGGGCGGATATAAGCACTTTGTGCAGTTGCATGAAGGCAGGGGACACTGGATGAACCGGGAAGACTCTGTTGCCGTGCCCTGGATGGCTGCGTTCCGGAGGAATCCGCTACCCGCCAGGGTGGTATGGAAGCAGGACGACGTAAACCATCTGAGCTTCTACTGGCTGGCAGTGCCCCGGAAGAGTGTGAAAACAGGGGGAGAAATAGTGGCTTCCTATAAAGGCAATGAAATAGATGTTGCTAAAAATTACAGTGATACCCTGATCATCAGGCTTAACGATAAAATGGTCGATCTGGATAAGCCTGTGAAATTGAATTATCTGGGTAAACAGATCTTTAAAGGAAAACTTCAACGTAAGGTGTCTGTAATAAAGAAAACGATTGACGAAAGAAAAGACCCTGATCTGATCTTTTCTTCAGAACTGGTAATTGTTAAGGGAAAGGTAATAAAGCAATGA
- a CDS encoding alpha/beta hydrolase-fold protein, with protein sequence MIIKLRVCRLFSCLLLFFVSGAVSGQSAYQFKEGYILKKVHRYGREALYSDPLAWQLYNGSLKTPVDGAVFGSDSQGTELKWEKAVPDSSGKFGGRGYWGNGYLYLSYSSDESRTALLNIQGNSAVYVNGILHFGDPYQSGWMYIPVQLKKGLNEFYVRGQYSSARLIFPAKAVTLNTEDSTLPSIIAGADNSGLKAAVVVINSGNIEQKGLSIRSTVGGKEMITKIPSVPALATRKVMFNVNAGNVTSAGKVNCRIELIENGKTVDENKVELECVNATDKYMNTFVSAIDGSLQYFAVSPQTGGSVKGASLFFSVHGAGVEAIGQAKAYQAKDWGTLVAPTNRRPRGFNWEDWGRLDALEVLNIARNKFNPDPDRIYLTGHSMGGHGTWFLGATYPGNWASIAPCAGYPTLKGYGSADGLIPDKGASPAEQMLLRSSNQSDVPALATNYKPFGVYINHGDADPVVSVEYARQMKKVLADFHPDFSYYEYPGGSHWYGSESVDWKPLFDFFKWHKRLADTAVNVVDFKTASPGISSTYRWVSILQQTHPLEYSRVILQRDKAAGTISGTTQNVKTLKFLLSDFGAGKNITILLDSLNALSYTTKGNSDSIFLSKRDKEWALTSAPSADQKGPHRYGTFKEPFGKRMIFVYGTKGNKEENEWSLNKARYDAEAWYYRGNGAVDIIPDKEYSENRYTGRNVIIYGNASTNSVYNKLLKGCPIQVSRNLVKVGGKEWKGDDLGAYYIWPIKSTGSNSVAVVAGSGLKGMKAAEANQYFAGASGFPDFMIFGIDMLQSGSSAVKCTGFYDNDWKIGKEVVFAP encoded by the coding sequence ATGATTATAAAGTTAAGGGTATGCAGGCTTTTTAGTTGCCTGTTATTGTTTTTTGTTTCAGGGGCTGTTAGTGGACAGTCCGCTTACCAGTTTAAAGAAGGTTATATTTTAAAGAAGGTGCACCGTTATGGGCGGGAGGCTTTGTATTCTGATCCTCTTGCCTGGCAACTGTATAATGGGTCTTTAAAGACGCCTGTTGACGGTGCAGTTTTTGGTTCTGACAGTCAGGGCACTGAGCTGAAATGGGAGAAGGCTGTGCCGGATTCTTCAGGGAAATTTGGCGGACGGGGCTATTGGGGGAATGGGTATCTTTATCTTTCGTATTCTTCTGATGAGAGCAGGACTGCCCTTTTGAATATTCAGGGAAACAGCGCTGTTTATGTGAACGGCATACTTCATTTTGGTGATCCTTACCAATCGGGATGGATGTATATTCCTGTTCAATTAAAAAAAGGGCTGAATGAGTTTTATGTGCGAGGACAGTATTCATCTGCCCGTCTTATTTTTCCGGCGAAGGCGGTAACGCTGAATACGGAAGATTCCACCCTGCCAAGTATCATCGCAGGTGCTGATAACAGTGGCCTGAAAGCCGCCGTGGTGGTGATCAATTCGGGAAATATCGAGCAGAAAGGACTCTCTATAAGGAGTACAGTCGGCGGAAAAGAGATGATCACTAAAATCCCCTCCGTTCCTGCCTTAGCAACAAGGAAGGTGATGTTTAATGTGAACGCAGGTAACGTAACTTCTGCCGGGAAGGTAAATTGCAGGATAGAACTTATAGAAAACGGCAAGACTGTAGACGAGAACAAAGTTGAACTGGAATGTGTGAATGCGACTGATAAGTATATGAATACGTTTGTCAGCGCTATAGACGGCAGTCTTCAATATTTCGCTGTGTCGCCTCAGACAGGAGGATCTGTAAAGGGCGCCTCCCTGTTTTTCTCGGTTCACGGAGCAGGAGTGGAGGCGATTGGACAGGCTAAAGCCTATCAGGCAAAAGATTGGGGAACACTTGTTGCTCCAACTAACCGCAGGCCCCGTGGGTTTAACTGGGAAGACTGGGGAAGATTGGATGCCTTAGAAGTATTGAACATTGCCAGGAATAAGTTTAATCCAGACCCGGACCGGATCTATCTTACCGGGCATTCGATGGGAGGTCATGGCACCTGGTTCTTAGGGGCCACGTATCCCGGGAACTGGGCTTCTATAGCACCTTGCGCCGGTTATCCTACACTTAAAGGATATGGATCAGCCGATGGCCTTATTCCTGATAAAGGAGCGTCGCCAGCAGAACAGATGCTGCTGAGATCGAGCAATCAAAGCGATGTTCCGGCTCTTGCCACCAATTATAAGCCTTTCGGCGTGTATATCAATCATGGAGATGCCGATCCGGTAGTTTCTGTAGAATACGCACGTCAGATGAAGAAAGTACTTGCTGATTTTCATCCTGACTTTAGTTACTATGAATATCCTGGAGGAAGTCATTGGTACGGAAGTGAAAGTGTTGACTGGAAACCCCTCTTCGACTTCTTTAAATGGCACAAACGGCTCGCCGACACAGCCGTTAATGTAGTTGATTTTAAAACCGCCAGTCCGGGTATTTCTTCGACCTATCGCTGGGTTTCGATCCTGCAGCAGACGCATCCATTGGAATACAGCCGCGTTATACTTCAAAGAGATAAAGCAGCCGGAACGATAAGCGGAACGACGCAAAATGTGAAGACACTGAAGTTCTTACTCAGTGATTTCGGGGCAGGAAAGAATATTACTATTCTGCTCGACTCTCTGAATGCCCTGAGCTATACTACAAAAGGAAACAGCGATAGCATATTCCTTTCAAAGAGAGATAAAGAGTGGGCGTTGACTTCTGCGCCTTCAGCCGATCAGAAAGGTCCGCACCGGTACGGCACATTCAAGGAGCCTTTTGGTAAACGGATGATTTTTGTTTACGGAACGAAGGGCAATAAGGAAGAGAATGAGTGGAGTTTAAATAAAGCACGGTATGACGCAGAAGCCTGGTATTACCGGGGGAACGGAGCAGTGGATATCATTCCCGATAAGGAGTACTCTGAAAATAGGTATACCGGACGAAACGTTATTATTTATGGTAACGCGTCGACGAACAGTGTTTATAACAAGCTGTTAAAGGGCTGCCCGATACAGGTATCCCGCAATCTGGTTAAAGTTGGCGGTAAAGAATGGAAAGGGGATGACCTTGGCGCTTATTATATTTGGCCCATAAAAAGTACAGGATCCAATTCGGTTGCAGTAGTCGCCGGCAGTGGTCTTAAAGGGATGAAAGCCGCAGAAGCTAATCAGTATTTTGCAGGGGCAAGCGGTTTTCCGGATTTTATGATCTTTGGAATCGATATGCTGCAGTCGGGAAGCAGCGCCGTTAAATGTACTGGCTTTTATGATAACGACTGGAAAATAGGAAAAGAAGTGGTGTTTGCACCGTAG